The following coding sequences lie in one Apium graveolens cultivar Ventura chromosome 1, ASM990537v1, whole genome shotgun sequence genomic window:
- the LOC141719676 gene encoding E3 ubiquitin-protein ligase PUB22-like produces MDFPLDFRCPISMELMKDPVTISTGVSYERKHIQKWFHSYHKKTCPATMQILDNFDVTPNHTLKRLILAWNTTASSSSSLSPKSSIQHEEFVLLLNAIDSSCPFKVSSLKKLRSIVQMSEEIKIDFKTCGGVKVLVEIVIQILVENSDFLSFRACEEALGILHELPLSEDDDETVLLLSKPECIKSMAIMLQRGSAQSRFCTISIFHKMARVDYDWKYIVEDQGIDFFQALLELVSDEMGTTKASSCALQVLIDILTSSKKSRLKAIEAGAMCTLIELLPDSNRSKCEKVLQLIKLLCKCADGRLAFVEHEVGIGAISKKMLHVSLVATKIVVKILWLICSFNPTNVKVMEEMLFCGSVLKLEALLHIDGGSSTKDKVVKIFKLHASSWMRYPCFPCHLKEYLSSSA; encoded by the coding sequence ATGGATTTTCCTCTAGATTTCAGATGCCCTATATCCATGGAGCTCATGAAAGATCCTGTTACAATCTCCACAGGTGTTAGTTATGAGCGTAAACACATCCAAAAATGGTTCCATTCCTACCATAAGAAGACTTGTCCGGCAACAATGCAAATTTTAGATAACTTTGACGTCACTCCAAATCATACCCTCAAAAGGCTTATTCTTGCATGGAATACCACTGCCTCATCATCATCCTCTTTATCGCCCAAAAGCTCCATCCAGCACGAGGAGTTTGTGTTGTTGCTCAACGCCATTGATTCATCGTGTCCTTTTAAGGTAAGTTCACTCAAGAAACTCCGGTCCATTGTTCAAATGAGTGAGGAAATAAAGATAGATTTTAAAACATGCGGAGGTGTCAAAGTTCTTGTCGAGATTGTTATTCAAATACTAGTGGAGAATTCGGATTTCTTGAGTTTTAGAGCTTGTGAGGAGGCCTTGGGCATTTTGCATGAACTCCcgttgtcagaagatgatgatgaaACAGTCTTGTTGTTATCCAAGCCGGAGTGCATCAAATCCATGGCTATTATGCTTCAAAGAGGAAGTGCTCAATCTAGGTTCTGCACAATTTCTATATTTCATAAAATGGCCCGAGTTGACTATGACTGGAAGTATATTGTTGAAGATCAAGGTATTGACTTTTTCCAGGCTTTGCTGGAGCTTGTATCTGATGAAATGGGCACCACCAAAGCAAGTTCATGTGCTCTACAAGTGCTGATAGATATATTGACTTCATCCAAGAAAAGTCGATTGAAGGCCATTGAAGCCGGTGCAATGTGTACTCTAATAGAGCTTCTACCGGATTCAAATCGATCAAAATGTGAGAAAGTTCTTCAACTAATCAAATTGTTATGCAAGTGTGCTGATGGGAGGCTGGCTTTTGTTGAACATGAGGTTGGTATCGGAGCTATATCTAAAAAGATGTTGCATGTCTCTTTGGTAGCTACAAAGATTGTGGTGAAAATATTATGGTTGATTTGTAGTTTTAATCCCACGAATGTCAAGGTTATGGAAGAAATGCTGTTTTGCGGATCAGTGCTGAAGCTTGAAGCCTTATTGCATATAGATGGAGGATCCTCAACTAAAGATAAAGTTGTCAAGATATTCAAGTTGCATGCAAGTTCATGGATGCGTTACCCTTGTTTTCCTTGTCATCTTAAGGAATATTTAAGCTCAAGTGCTTGA